One genomic window of Caenorhabditis elegans chromosome I includes the following:
- the W05F2.4 gene encoding E3 ubiquitin-protein ligase TRIP12 (Confirmed by transcript evidence), producing MSIYQKRWSSVGSGASPSASISRSTPTATNVLSSGVEPSTVGTSWNSVRWNKPSTSYRANLASRFENNSTANSNSSYTPQRTSRFLSSAAKNAADLASIGPSVSSRASRFDTTNMANKEKYRNEARDLINKWSSRERNSNISNTYRSPAPRSTFRSTDSLATSGTSGAGSTGYSNTAYRTSTSLTPTRPVLPSSSTASRYSTERPSLLSPSPTPTLHTTPKADRPWRQRMAESSRIRSTLGDDYRSRQSSVESSVFSPTSRFTSASSYVPYSYRNRSDDPPASTTRTSVLDRSTSRSKSPTRDSLPSRTPSQAPKNPSIRESSKERDADKQKKKSAKERTARRNSRQNSQQDSSSDEEINRLMRSRSGSQVRRKPRKKSQVETEKLIVVEQKDTVMNRSMQSSLYETGVEDSALIQSLTSQINESLTALNLTAESEGFQSCAVSPLAPSISRSSSKHGIVKNQIIKSPSLVEVLGLPRSDSKTSLKLQEQLEFDDELLHDDRLTFDLDDCEPSESSHIDDESQYSAVAHFKPNKVKRLAPVPGLWKSGAENEEFISRNKRFAKSVSPSVESCMRLENAKGEAENIFPLKNLEKATKSLKIPEKKKPAVLKTKVDPKPEVKPVEKKPVSKPAAVKISEKPKAATAPEAPKTPTKVAPETQKTEPPVPAPRAQAVQKTKESAPASTPASASAPTPAPATSKPTPTAVKPAETPKTPAKPVPEKVQVPAVVKVAPEKVKSPTTAVEPKKSAPAVPTVTEKPKEAPKETPKPGIEKKKVLLKKKKIIPIDDEVEAPKVLSEQNTEISKVFSRRAWGAQKTEKKMKLRNEMKGISIRCKAAGNQTTQIEEHYRRKPQAERATVLVDTPVKDVNYSVCKISVREKRKKVEKKPVVEEVVDAPAPPSLSQSFIESTENMSRSVSVASRASDTRASIILDEMRGTEAAVEWTRDLDIDDELDHYNGILVLPDKSILEQYISRKRGKIDRYRGLRPSSMCSYVSDNCASPCPSTVSELCLPSSVLVHEPRRRAQYSAEPTDHCITPVPLNSTPRGFTTKKEPPPVIKPVPFEAPKTLFEKMIQDQANRNRTVTTSETRDASPRRGSASGSQEEGMSAISQQFAAAAAAGNGHGSVRYAAHIPVRSTESSGRMSTGSVDSQQSGGTLDAASKNIDHVIDQARHRHHQHRSKFKEAIDYLDQIFEDLKKECDPDDKNNNDENNKPFDPPPTFVAVKKKPTPLATSSASTTAPAAKIASASDSKKPASSSSTISVKPTVRQKTSETSKSKPLQQAPPSPVEVVIPVRKLSQGATNNQAEPTVAETIVLAKKTDKMDFTRRWLQDDLKSLAHLPPANIAPNASYYQDFDEHSLGSCSAEVAAFNTTKEKKNGSKASRKVSDSSDMIRPRPFRPQPVYPMVDGFNGPSAFEPFSSHTLPRVASNDQIPSEMKRSGSQDPYNTLRSMRSEGDGFDSARPSPSAFQQVSPFHRGSSMRSSLRSLPDHSPVRQKNSSYEVAAKDPVLSIDQLVAELELNTENTFSPADKRRSFPTSFGRPQAHQAQQHHAPSDYEKPNRFRAETRHAPTRGRAQNFVAPVAEPMTSKAPIYSQAVRPKQQQQQKSLDEVTSMLNRAVSQFGNEQRQAYQHPTAYKQLSQQSFGSVHSNNAFETINQEKINPSRVEAMHNMFERGTAPTSWKMQQKDSYEDRSQKMSPLQEVTYASLNSYSPPPPPPSHPLPQNGSHGMARNTSQNQISYHEYTPQPPTTQPPQRPPGSANSSQGGYYSSNSSGIGSNYPQNQQNQMYNNPRRSLIIDQQSISSRMPSVENDDDDGFYDNIGIYNDDRRYSRGSELETSASFRQLPPASNTSKHNRIGSFLRKIGGGSSRPPGSAASLMSLNKIANETIIKPGGLMKSNSLSNEPWKKVMLNGGASMPREANNNHKTGLGARLKNSLFGSRKRLDG from the exons Atgtcaatttatcaaaaaag ATGGTCATCAGTAGGCAGCGGCGCTTCACCGTCTGCATCAATTTCTAGATCAACTCCGACAGCGACAAATGTTCTTTCCAGTGGTGTAGAGCCATCTACAGTCGGAACAAG ctggaatTCAGTCCGATGGAATAAGCCATCAACATCCTATCGGGCCAACCTGGCGTCTCGCTTTGAGAACAACTCAACTGCAAACTCGAACAGCAGTTACACTCCACAAAGAACTTCCAG atttctgagCTCCGCCGCCAAGAATGCCGCCGACCTTGCCAG catcgGACCGTCGGTAAGTTCTAGAGCATCACGATTCGATACCACGAATATGGCAAATAAGGAAAAGTACAGAAACGAG GCACGAGATCTTATCAACAAGTGGTCGAGTCGGGAGCGGAATTCAAATA TCTCCAACACTTATCGATCGCCGGCTCCGCGGAGCACATTTCGATCTACCGACTCATTGGCGACATCTGGGACCTCTGGAGCAGGGAGCACGGGTTATTCGAACACAG CTTACCGAACATCAACATCCCTTACCCCAACACGTCCGGTGCTTCCCTCATCATCCACAGCATCTCGATATTCAACAGAGAGGCCAAGTCTATTGTCTCCATCTCCGACACCTACACTACA CACGACACCGAAAGCGGATCGTCCGTGGCGTCAACGAATGGCCGAGTCGTCGCGCATCCGTTCGACGCTCGGCGACGAC TACCGATCCCGACAAAGCTCAGTTGAAAGTTCTGTGTTCTCGCCGACGTCACGTTTTACCAGCGCCTCGTCCTATGtaccgtactcctaccgtaACCGAAGCGACGATCCACCAGCATCAACGACACGAACAAGTGTGCTAGATAGAAGCACATCTAG atcaaaatcTCCAACAAGGGATAGTTTACCGTCTCGTACCCCATCACAAGCTCCCAAGAATCCGTCGATTAGAGAGTCGAGCAAGGAGCGAGACGCAGAcaaacagaagaagaagagtgCCAAAGAAAGAA CTGCTCGCCGTAATTCGCGACAAAACAGTCAACAAGACAGCTCATCCGACGAGGAAATAAATCGATTGATGAGAAGCCGATCGGGCTCACAGGTACGAAGGAAACCACGGAAGAAGAGTCAGGTGGAAACAGAGAAGCTAATTGTCGTCGAGCAAAAGGATACTGTAATG AATCGCTCAATGCAGTCGTCACTGTACGAGACAGGAGTCGAAGATTCAGCTCTAATTCAATCACTCACTTCTCAAATCAACG AGTCTTTAACAGCATTGAATCTAACTGCGGAAAGTGAGGGATTCCAATCGTGCGCCGTGTCACCACTTGCTCCATCAATATCCAGAAGCAGCTCCAAACATGGGAtagttaaaaatcaaattatta aatccCCATCGCTAGTTGAAGTGCTGGGGCTACCGCGTAGCGACTCGAAGACAAGTTTGAAG TTACAAGAACAATTAGAATTCGATGATGAACTACTGCACGACGATCGACTAACATTTGATCTAGATGATTGCGAg CCATCCGAATCCTCCCACATTGATGACGAGTCTCAGTACAGTGCCGTTGCTCATTTTAAGCCTAATAAG GTGAAACGATTGGCTCCAGTGCCGGGATTATGGAAGTCGGGCGCCGAGAACGAAGAGTTCATCTCGCGAAACAAACGATTCGCAAAGTCGGTATCACCTAGTGTAGAAAGTTGCATGCGTTT agaaaatgcCAAAGGTGAAGCTGAGAACATCTTCCCActcaaaaacttggaaaaagcaacaaaatctctaaaaatcccagagaagaagaagccagCGGTGCTGAAAACCAAAGTGGATCCGAAGCCAGAAGTGAAGCCAGTGGAGAAGAAGCCTGTTTCAAAACCGGCTGcagtgaaaatttctgaaaagccAAAGGCTGCCACGGCTCCAGAAGCTCCTAAAACTCCAACAAAAGTAGCTCCggaaactcaaaaaacggAGCCTCCAGTCCCTGCCCCTAGAGCCCAGGCAGTTCAAAAGACGAAAGAGTCTGCTCCAGCATCAACTCCAGCTTCAGCCTCAGCGCCAACTCCAGCTCCAGCCACATCCAAACCAACTCCGACTGCAGTGAAACCAGCTGAAACTCCAAAGACGCCTGCAAAACCAGTTCCTGAAAAAGTCCAGGTTCCTGCTGTTGTCAAAGTTGCtccagaaaaagtgaaatcacCTACTACTGCTGTTGAGCCAAAGAAATCAGCTCCAGCTGTACCTACTGTGactgaaaaaccaaaagaagCTCCGAAGGAGACTCCAAAGCCAGgaatcgaaaagaaaaaagtg ctactgaaaaagaagaaaatcatTCCGATTGATGATGAAGTTGAGGCACCAAAAGTGCTCAGCGAGCAGAACactgaaatatcaaaagtaTTTTCAAGAAGAGCATGGGGAGCacaaaaaaccgagaaaaagatgaaattgagaaatgagaTGAAGGGAATTTCAATTCGTTGCAAGGCGGCTGGAAATCAAACAACTCAAATTGAAGAGCACTATCGTAGGAAACCACAAGCCGAAAGAGCTACG gttcttgTGGATACTCCTGTTAAAGATGTGAATTATAGTGTTTGCAAGATTTCAGTGAGAGAGAAGAGGAAGAAAGT TGAAAAGAAACCTGTCGTCGAAGAAGTGGTTGATGCGCCGGCGCCACCATCTCTATCTCAATCATTCATCGAATCAACTGAAAACATGTCCCGTTCGGTGTCGGTTGCATCCCGAGCATCCGACACTCGAGCATCGATTATTCTTGATGAAATGCGTGGAACCGAGGCGGCTGTGGAATGGACACGTGATTTGGATATTGATGATGAGCTTGATCATTATAATGGAATTCTTGTACTTCCGGATAAATCGATTCTCGAACAATACATCTCACGGAAACGTGGGAAAATCGATCGATATCGAGGGCTTCGGCCGTCTTCGATGTGCTCCTATGTTTCAGATAATTGTGCATCACCATGCCCATCAACTGTCTCGGAACTTTGTCTTCCATCTTCCG TATTGGTGCACGAGCCCCGCCGGCGTGCTCAATACAGTGCGGAGCCCACTGACCATTGCATCACCCCAGTCCCATTGAACTCAACGCCACGTGGATTTACAACAAAGAAAGAACCTCCACCGGTGATTAAACCTGTACCATTCGAGGCACCCAAGACACTCTTCGAAAAGATGATTCAAGATCAGGCAAATCGTAATCGGACGGTTACTACTTCAGAG ACCCGCGACGCGTCGCCCCGACGTGGATCTGCATCGGGATCTCAGGAAGAAG GAATGTCAGCCATCTCCCAACAGTTTGCGGCGGCCGCCGCAGCAGGGAATGGCCATGGCTCCGTTCGTTACGCGGCTCATATTCCGGTCCGAAGCACTGAAAGCAGCGGCAGGATGAGCACAGGAAGTGTTGATAGTCAGCAAAG CGGTGGCACCCTTGACGCAGCGTCGAAGAACATTGACCATGTGATAGATCAGGCACGACACCGTCACCATCAACACAGAAGCAAGTTCAAAGAAGCCATTGATTACCTGGATCAGATATTTGAAGACTTGAAGAAAGAGTGTGAT cccGACGACAAAAATAACAACGACGAGAATAACAAGCCATTTGATCCACCACCAACATTTGTAGCCGTAAAGAAGAAGCCAACTCCacttgccacgtcatcagctTCAACTACTGCACCGGCAGCAAAGATCGCATCTGCGTCCGATTCGAA AAAGccggcttcttcttcttctactatTTCTGTGAAGCCTACGGTTCGACAGAAGACGTCTGAAACTTCGAAGAGCAAGCCTTTGCAACAG GCTCCGCCGTCCCCTGTGGAAGTTGTGATTCCGGTCCGAAAGCTGTCACAAGGTGCAACAAATAATCAGGCGGAG ccaacaGTCGCTGAAACTATTGTGCTCGCcaagaaaactgataaaatggaTTTCACGCGACGGTGGTTGCAAGATGATTTGAAGTCGTTGGCTCATCTTCCGCCAGCCAATATTGCTCCGAATGCG tcatactaCCAAGATTTCGACGAGCATTCGCTGGGAAGTTGCAGTGCAGAAGTGGCCGCCTTCAACACtacaaaagaaaagaaaaatggttcaaaagCATCGCGAAAAGTATCCGATTCATCGGATATGATTCGTCCACGACCATTCCGTCCTCAACCAGTCTACCCAATGGTTGACGGATTCAATGGTCCATCCGCATTCGAGCCATTCTCATCACACACACTTCCACGTGTCGCATCTAATGATCAGATTCCGAGTGAAATGAAGAGGTCGGGATCACAGGATCCATACAACACACTTCGTTCGATGCGTTCTGAAGGTGATGGATTCGATTCAGCACGTCCATCACCGTCTGCATTCCAACAAGTATCTCCATTTCATCGTGGAAGTTCGATGAGATCATCACTCCGATCTTTGCCCGATCATTCGCCAGTTAGACAGAAGAATAGTAGTTATGAAGTTGCTGCGAAAGATCCAGTGTTATCGATTGATCAGTTGGTTGCCGAGTTGGAATTGAATACGGAAAAT accttCTCCCCAGCAGACAAACGTCGCTCATTCCCAACATCCTTCGGCAGACCCCAAGCACATCAAGCTCAGCAACACCATGCTCCAAGTGACTACGAGAAGCCGAATAGGTTCCGAGCAGAGACAAGGCATGCTCCAACAAGAGGAAGAGCTCAGAACTTTGTGGCTCCTGTCGCGGAGCCAATGACCTCAAAAGCTCCCATCTATTCCCAGGCTGTCCGTCCGAAACAACAGCAACAGCAAAAGTCGCTGGACGAGGTGACGAGCATGCTCAACAGAGCAGTTTCTCAGTTTGGAAATGAGCAACGTCAGGCTTATCAGCATCCGACGGCCTACAAGCAGCTGAGCCAACAATCTTTTGGATCAGTTCATTCGAATAATGCATTTGAGACTATAAATCAGGAAAAGATAAATCCAAGTCGTGTGGAGGCTATGCATAATATGTTTGAAAGAGGCACGGCGCCGACGTCTTGGAAAATGCAGCAGAAGGATTCGTATGAGGATAGAAGTCAG aaaatgtcaCCCCTGCAAGAGGTCACCTACGCCTCACTGAACAGCTATTcccctccaccaccaccaccatcacaTCCGCTTCCCCAAAATGGAAGTCATGGAATGGCTCGAAACACGTCCCAAAATCAGATATCGTATCACGAGTACACTCCTCAGCCACCGACGACTCAGCCACCACAGAGGCCGCCGGGCTCGGCCAACTCGTCGCAGGGTGGATACTATTCGTCGAATAGTTCGGGCATAGGATCAAACTATCCACAGAATCAGCAGAATCAAATGTACAAT AATCCACGACGCAGTCTGATCATTGATCAACAGTCGATTTCCTCGAGAATGCCTTCCGTGGAAAATGATGATGACGACGGGTTCTATGACAACATTGGAATT TATAACGATGATCGTCGATATTCCCGTGGCAGTGAACTTGAAACGTCGGCCTCGTTCCGTCAACTTCCTCCCGCTTCCAATACATCCAAACACAACCGAATCGGATCGTTCCTTCGAAAGATCGGAGGCGGTTCGAGTCGGCCACCGGGCAGTGCGGCGAGTTTGATGTCGTTGAATAAGATTGCAAATGAGACGATCATCAAACCGGGAGGGCTCATGAAGAGCAATAGTTTGAGCAATGAACCATGGAAGAAGGTGATGCTCAACGGAGGTGCAAGTATGCCAAGAGAAG caaaCAACAATCACAAAACCGGTCTCGGAGCACGACTCAAAAACTCATTGTTCGGCTCACGAAAACGATTGGACGGTTAA